From the genome of Pelosinus fermentans DSM 17108:
ACTGCCATGAGCACACCAGAAACGAAAGCCAATAACAATGCTAATGTATTCCCTGATATATCCAATCTATACACTCCTCAAGCTAAATCTGTTTCTTCTCTCTTAGAGTAGTATCTTATTTGGCTTATCTTTATATACCAGCTAATGAATCAAAAACGAAAAAACACTTTTAATTCTAAAAAAAATACAGGCTTTACGCCTGTTAATCTAAAATGTATACAATTACTTTCTTTCTGCCAAATTGCATTGCCTCACCATGGCTATCAAAGGCTAGATCAATCTTATTCCCCTTTATAGCACCGCCGATATCATCTGCGATTGCGTGGCCATAGCCAGGAATGAATAACCTCGTTCCAAGGGGAATTACATTAGGATCAACAGCTACGATTCCTTTACGTACTAAATTACCACCATATGTATGATTGGAGTTTCCAGCATCATAAGCACTATATGCAGATGCACTCATATTCAAGGATCTGCTATACCTGCTTGGATTGCCATCAGCACTGCCAGGACGACCTAAACACAGTAAAGT
Proteins encoded in this window:
- a CDS encoding 3D domain-containing protein is translated as MKKVYVAVALVLCMLLSSAVVFAAPGDKLIKFGMRGEDVQMVQKSLLEKGFYFDEVDGVFGKATLKAIKDFQISNGLLADGVVGKETLLCLGRPGSADGNPSRYSRSLNMSASAYSAYDAGNSNHTYGGNLVRKGIVAVDPNVIPLGTRLFIPGYGHAIADDIGGAIKGNKIDLAFDSHGEAMQFGRKKVIVYILD